In a single window of the Porites lutea chromosome 14, jaPorLute2.1, whole genome shotgun sequence genome:
- the LOC140924648 gene encoding catenin beta-like produces the protein METSRLGGIPHGEMSKEAQTAMWHQQYHHHDSGIMSGATTTTHSIKGDDDDDYMKTTQMTFEWEQGFSDQDMHAMNEQFVSTRSQRIRQAMFPETLEEGAHIPSTQFDSASSTAVQRLAEPSLMLKQAVVNLINYQDDADLATRAIPELTKLLNDEDQVVVGQAAMMVHQLSKKDASRHAIMNSPQMVATLVKALNNSSDPETTRCAAGTLHNLSHHRQGLLSIFKSGGIPALVRMLESPVEAVVFYAITTLHNLLLHQEGAKMAVRLAGGLQKMVALLGRTNVKFLAIVTDCLHVLAYGNKESKLIILASGGPAELVRIMRSYTYEKLLFTTSRVLKVLSVDTDNKQAIVEAGGMQALAMHLGHQSNRLVQNCLWTLRNLSDAATKEDGLDNLLQMLVQLLSSNDIQVVTCAAGVLSNLTCNNPNNKQLVYRFGGIEALVRTCMQAGDREEITEPAVCALRHLTSRHEDSEKAQNAVRVHFGLPVLVKLLYPPSRWPLIKAVIGLMRNLALCPLNHTPIREHGGLPQLVQLMMRSHQDMQRRPGQSVVIDGVRMEDIVDGCVGALHILAREAHNRAVIRSLHCIPLFVQLLYCPIENIQRVAAGVLCELAQDKEGAEAIEAENATAPLTDLLHSRNEGIAAYAAAVLFRMSEDKSQDYKKRLSVELTSSLFRDDAPWPEPMDGDFHDPNYNMPPIGYGYPHDGFDYNQPMDYSHDPGYDFHQGDPALQPLAHPPPRGGTWYDTDL, from the exons ATGGAGACGAGCAGACTTGGCGGCATACCTCATGGTGAAATGAGCAAAGAAGCACAGACGGCAATGTGGCATCAACAATACCACCATCATGATTCTGGTATCATGTCCGGTGCAACTACCACCACGCACTCAATCaaaggtgatgatgatgacgactaCATGAAGACCACACAAATGACATTTGAGTGGGAGCAAGGCTTTTCGGATCAGGATATGCATGCTATGAATGAGCAGTTTGTTTCCACAAGAAG cCAGCGTATCCGTCAAGCTATGTTTCCCGAAACTCTTGAAGAAGGAGCACATATTCCGTCCACGCAGTTTGACTCTGCTTCTTCAACTGCTGTACAGCGACTTGCAGAGCCATCGCTAATGTTAAAGCAAGCTGTTGTAAACCTCATCAATTATCAG GATGATGCTGATCTTGCGACCCGCGCCATTCCCGAACTGACCAAGCTGTTGAATGATGAAGACCAG GTTGTTGTTGGACAAGCTGCCATGATGGTTCATCAGCTGTCCAAGAAAGATGCCAGTCGTCATGCCATCATGAACTCACCGCAGATGGTCGCTACTCTTGTAAAAGCTCTTAACAACTCCTCTGATCCCGAGACTACTCGATGCGCAGCTGGTACATTGCACAACCTTTCTCATCACAG GCAAGGTTTGTTATCTATCTTCAAGTCTGGTGGCATCCCTGCTCTTGTGAGAATGCTTGAGTCGCCTGTTGAAGCAGTTGTTTTTTATGCTATCACCACATTACATAATCTGCTACTTCATCAAGAAGGAGCCAAGATGGCCGTCAGACTAGCAGGAGGTCTTCAGAAAATGGTGGCATTGCTTGGACGCACAAATGTCAAGTTCCTGGCCATTGTAACAG ACTGTCTCCATGTGCTGGCTTATGGTAACAAGGAAAGTAAACTGATTATCCTGGCATCTGGTGGTCCAGCTGAGCTTGTGCGTATCATGAGAAGTTATACCTACGAGAAACTCCTCTTCACAACCAGTCGTGTGCTTAAAGTTCTGTCCGTGGATACTGACAACAAGCAAGCTATTGTAGAG GCTGGAGGTATGCAAGCCCTTGCTATGCATCTTGGGCACCAGAGTAACAGGCTCGTCCAGAACTGCTTGTGGACACTTCGCAACCTTTCAGATGCTGCTACCAAAGAAGATGGACTTGACAACTTGCTTCAGATGTTGGTACAGCTGCTGTCATCCAATGATATTCAAGTCGTGACATGCGCAGCTGGTGTCTTGTCCAACCTGACATGCAATAACCCCAATAACAAACAGCTTGTGTACAGGTTTGGTGGAATTGAAGCCCTGGTGAGGACATGCATGCAGGCTGGAGACAGAGAGGAGATCACTGAGCCGGCG GTCTGTGCACTGCGCCATCTAACCAGCCGTCATGAAGATTCTGAAAAAGCCCAGAATGCAGTTAGGGTTCATTTCGGCTTGCCAGTCCTGGTAAAACTGCTGTACCCACCATCCCGTTGGCCGCTCATCAAGGCTGTTATTGGTCTCATGCGAAATCTTGCCCTTTGTCCTCTCAATCATACTCCTATCCGTGAGCATGGAGGCTTGCCACAGCTTGTTCAACTTATGATGCGTTCTCATCAAGATATGCAGAGGAGGCCTGGGCAGAGTGTGGTGATTGATGGCGTCAGAATGGAGGACATTGTTGATGGGTGTGTTGGCGCACTCCATATTTTGGCACGAGAAGCACACAACAGAGCTGTTATAAGAAGTCTTCACTGCATTCCACTGTTTGTTCAG cTTCTATACTGTCCCATTGAGAACATCCAGCGTGTTGCTGCGGGAGTGCTCTGTGAACTAGCCCAGGACAAAGAAGGCGCTGAAGCCATAGAAGCTGAAAATGCAACCGCTCCTCTAACCGATCTGCTTCATTCAAGAAATGAGGGTATCGCTGCTTATGCTGCTGCGGTGCTTTTCCGTATGTCTGAAGATAAGTCACAAGATTACAAAAAACGGCTGTCAGTGGAGCTGACGAGTTCTCTCTTCCGAGATGATGCCCCTTGGCCTGAG ccAATGGATGGAGACTTCCATGACCCGAATTACAATATGCCGCCTATAGGCTATGGTTATCCTCACGATGGCTTTGACTACAATCAGCCAATGGATTATTCTCACGACCCAGGTTATGACTTCCACCAAGGGGACCCTGCTTTGCAACCACTTGCACATCCCCCTCCTCGAGGGGGAACCTGGTACGACACAGATTTGTGA